CGAAGAAAATTACGTCTTTTCTAATTACGCTTCGAACATTGAAAAATTTCTATGCGTATATGAACACATTGACGATCGGTGATTTTAGTCAtatacaattattttaattgtaatGTATAGTCTTATGaaaacgagaattctcgttACCGATCGACAGTGTTAATATTCTTTTAGGAGGTAATTCTACATGACAAAATAAGGCGTACgccaaaaataacaaaattgcgTTTCTCacaaaaatgtataatataaaatttgaaaaaactaAGCTGTTTTGTTCAATGGTTCTATATTGACAAAAACTATATCATAATATTTTGAAATCTATGTACACGTAAACAGTCGTGCCTCGACATAATTAAAACACACATTTTGTATACGAATAGCTCGATTTCCTGAATCATAATGACATTGCTTTATTGACGAAAGCACTGGATGATATACCTTGGGAAGTCTCACAGAGCGGAAGAAGAAAACAGGTATTTTCAGCAGAGTAATACGTATAATCTCTTATTACAGAAATTAACAATTTCCTAACCTTCATCCGTTCCTCGTTTTCACAACGTAATTTTTTCCTTAGCATCAAATCGACAACGGTAAAACATCAACGAATTGGGAAGATGAACAATTTaactttgaaaattcttttaatCGAAAATAAAAACTGAACGTTTAAGTAATCGTATCAAACGACCTAATAAAACGCGAGAATTGTATACGAGACAGAAAACGGATAAAGGTTAGAACCCTAAGATATTAGTTACTGATacatattattaatttaaagaaataaaAGTATTCTATAgttattataaatttctttGAAAACATTTAATTGTTCGATTAAGTAATCGAAAGAACAATTTTACGAATTCAGAACTTCGGTCCAAAATGCAATTTCAAAAAGAAAAAACTTCGTTTGGGTTCTTTCAACGGTTTCCCAAAATCTACCCACTTCGTGCAACAGAAATTTTTGGAAATACCTATACTTAAAAGTTTCCAAACAGTGGAACAATGTACTTTAGAATATGACCCCCTACGAGGAGCTTCGATAGATCCACATATCGATGATTGTTGGGTTTGGGGCGAACGAATAGTAACCGTCAACGTTACGGGCAATTCAGTTTTAACGATGATACCTTATTCTGGTCCAAAtaccaaatataatttaaatgatGTTGCTGAATATTCTACGTTCGAAGACAAAAATGAAAATGGAGATGTTCGAAATGTAATTGTAAGgctaccgatgcctgaggggtcGCTTATGGTTCTTTATGGTGCTGCAAGGTAGGCGAGTTTTTACGCGCTATGAATAGAAGTATAAATAAATAAGCTTTAACGTTATGGAAATTTCAcgtaacaaatttaaaaaaaaagaatctttTTATTTCACCATGCTTAAATCTACTATACTTGAATAAAATAAATCGTGCCCTGTATTTTTCAAACCAGAGCTAAATTATTTTGTCCCCTATTTTTTCCTATTTTAgtatacataaataaataggaagacagttaacaatttaaaatagaattatttaaagtattaattcttatatatctaaataaatcattctttattataataatatgtaTATCTACGCTCATATTTCGTTAAAGTCTTAAACGGAATGTAAAAAAAAACATAACACAAAATACACGAAAGAAAACCAATTTTTTATGTTGTCTCCTGCCGTTATCTATCACATTAATTTGaacaaatattaatctgaaacaTTCCTTTTAGGTATGAATGGGAACACTGCGTTCTGAGAGAAGACGTAAAATCGCGACGAATTTGTTTAGCTTACCGTGAATTAACGACTTTTTATCGAAATAATTTATCAAAGGACGAAGAAGTTAAAGAACTGTTACAGAGAGCTTCGATCTTTCGATGAAACTAAAAGTTGGATACAATTTTTTGCAATAAAgcgtataataaaatatttaaagacaatttatttattcattctaGAAATTCGAAAGGCAGAATGACGTTGAGATAGGAAATGTTTAAAAACGCTGAAATAGAATGTTTAATAAGGCAAATTattaaatgaaaaagtaattcatTGAGAATTTACAAAAACAAACATTTTTAGGTGTTCTTTAAAGGATCAGAAGACATGTACACAACAGGAAAAGTAGTAAGAGGATCAGATTTTCCTAATGGCTGATATCCATTGACCAAACTTTCTCTCAATTCCCATCTACGTCGCTCTCTTTCCGTTTTCTGTCTTCTAATTGCTCGGCCTAACATACAGGCAAACATTATTCCAGTTAACTGAAAATAAAAACGATTCGAGttagttatttttaaattcgaatATTATACCTGCAATTATATTCTCCTTGACAAATTATAAAGTTTCTGGTCAGAAGAACGAATAAATTAAATGTAATAAATGTAAACCTGAATAAGAGCAATGGCTACAGCTCCAGTCCCGATATAAAGCGCGCTTCTGTTAACAATAACTGAAAGACGCCTAATGCATCCAGGGGCATGTGGAAGGCATATAATACCATGTACTTCGTCAGAAGTACATATTTGACAAGATTTTGGTAGCTCGATATTATCCTTTTGCATAATATCTTCCCAATCTGTATATCCGTCGTACCCACAGCAATGAAGCTGTAATTATACGAAATATTTTAGTATACACAATACATTCTATGATcattgaaaaatgaaaatattactcTCGACTGTAGAAAATCGATGGCATCCTTTGCTTCGGGATTTTCATCGTACTGATGCATGGTAACGTTAATTTTGTCTCTT
The window above is part of the Colletes latitarsis isolate SP2378_abdomen chromosome 2, iyColLati1, whole genome shotgun sequence genome. Proteins encoded here:
- the LOC143351891 gene encoding alpha-ketoglutarate-dependent dioxygenase alkB homolog 4 — protein: METVRPCGCKGIRSCLLCEKEYKITKPNLKIQLEKYSSYVYCPLCNLSWPGWNSDIYANHPDHRGKSIEFPGVYIKLDFLNHNDIALLTKALDDIPWEVSQSGRRKQNFGPKCNFKKKKLRLGSFNGFPKSTHFVQQKFLEIPILKSFQTVEQCTLEYDPLRGASIDPHIDDCWVWGERIVTVNVTGNSVLTMIPYSGPNTKYNLNDVAEYSTFEDKNENGDVRNVIVRLPMPEGSLMVLYGAARYEWEHCVLREDVKSRRICLAYRELTTFYRNNLSKDEEVKELLQRASIFR
- the LOC143351893 gene encoding CD63 antigen; protein product: MAATHLDVGLRCIKYLLCAVNSLFVLTGIMIISVGTTIYAVYEDFSHFLDPSYFSPATLLIVVGIFVFVIAFLGCCGALRESTCMVLIFAASLIIILILELAAAIAAYALQDNIKDLLRDKINVTMHQYDENPEAKDAIDFLQSRLHCCGYDGYTDWEDIMQKDNIELPKSCQICTSDEVHGIICLPHAPGCIRRLSVIVNRSALYIGTGAVAIALIQLTGIMFACMLGRAIRRQKTERERRRWELRESLVNGYQPLGKSDPLTTFPVVYMSSDPLKNT